Genomic segment of Vitis riparia cultivar Riparia Gloire de Montpellier isolate 1030 chromosome 19, EGFV_Vit.rip_1.0, whole genome shotgun sequence:
gaaatatccTTCCATACTTGGAAGAAAGGTACAACATAAGTTACTTACAAGGGAGGAGGCTCTCTGTGTATGCCACCGAAAGACAAATCACTACTTCTTCACCATCATGTTCCCAGTTGAATTTTCTCCAAGTCCTGGTCCCCatgttataaagaaaaaaatgagttatagTTCCTaaaagaatttcattttttcgAACCACAACATGGTTAATGATATCTACAATGCTACAAAAGGGCATATAATCACTCCATTTCTTGGTCCAAAGGGACTCCTTGCTATCTTGCAAAGCCCATATATCAAATCTATATTCCTCAAGTCCATTGTCAACCACTAGACACAAACAACCTTCGAGATTGATCAAGTAAGGATGTAGAATTTTCTCCTTTGGAAGCCGAATTGTGCTAAAAATTTCCTCTCTATTAACTACAAGGATGGAACCGATGCCTTCTTCTGATCGGGTGAACCAGTACACTATTCCATTAATGCATACatgattggaagaaaaagaagaataaggAGTGTGTGCAACCCTACCTATGGATTTCCAAGATCCAGTGATTGAAGAATATACCTCACATCCATAATATTGCGTTCTCCCATAAAACTGAAATACTTTATATTCATTGATTCCAGGGCCAAAAGCAACACCAACCTCGCCTGGATGTTCTAATTCCCGGCTTTGTGGGAGTAATAAGACTTCTCGAGTGGCGGGGTTGCAGATACGTATGTCGTGTAGAAAGGCGTTGTAGTAATTAACGCAGCAGATCAAACCattaaaggaacaaatgatACCTTTAAAGTAAATTCCATCACAACCAGGCAAACTTTCAGTCATTTCTCCATCAGTTTTTCTCAGCAAATACACGTTGTGGTGCCAAGGGTCATAGGGATAGAAAACATAAGTGGGATTGTGTTGAGATTGGATTAGATGCGACTCCACGAAACTAGGACGGGAGATTATACTCCGCCAGTATTGACAGACGGACTTGCATATCAAAAGGGATTTAACTGGAAGCCTTAAGAGAATGTTGGTGAGGATTTCTTCCACTTCAAACACATTCTCATTGTGGGTTACCCACATCAATGCATTGCCATAATCATCCATTCTACCTCTTTTATATCAAGAACGAAAGAGATGATGACTGTTCCAATAGACCTGCCCTATAAGGAATTCACCAAGTAGAATCAATAGAATGGGGTATTTAAGAGAAGAATCCAATAGACCTACTTTCACTATATAATTCAAGACCAAAAGAAACTCCAATTCAATTTGAACTTAACTTCTTGGATACCATATTTATGGATATTGCTTTCAATATTAGCTATATCATTTAATAAAGGAAGTAATTATTTACATTGGTTATCAAAggataacaaaattaaattttaaaacttccatAAATTCgctaataaatttaaaatttttttgaaaataattaaatataaatcacttgacaaagatatattttttatttaacaaaattaacccattattgaaaaaatatttaacaaattataaggtatttaaataaaatttataactgctataacttaaaaagtatttttcttcaagaaaaataaggttgtttgataaaatttaaaaaacacttttaaaattttaaaacattaattattgATAGGTGATTCTATTGaatacatattttcaaacactCTCTGATCATTTACAATACCGAAATCATAgtaataagaatgaaaaaaataaagaaataaaatacaagGAATAAATAGGTTATACCTCAGGTAAAAAATTCTTCCAATTCTTTTCCGGATCCTTGTTTTTCTTGTGGCAGCCtctcccaaaaaataaaaatccttccTCCCCACcaacagaggaaaaaaaaaaaaagatcaaataaaataacaatagaatctccaaaaaaatctctCCTTCCTTTCTCCGTTTGGTGCTcgtcaaaaaaggaaaaaaaaaggtggaaaatTGGTAATActtattcaaatatttgaaatcttATCTCATTTACTAATGGGTTATTTTAGTGGGATATAGAGGAATTCTCTGTTTGAAttgaaatcaatattttataaagtttgaggagaaacaaacattttatgtaatttgaatttattttaaatgttatttttatatttgataaaataatttaaaaatatatcatttttaactaattttaataaaattttattttctttcatattaacTTCAGTGATTAATTGATTGTACATGATATACGTTGGAATGTTGTCTCtctgccttttttttctttctcaatacccaaaaaataaaataaccaaatgTAAAATCCTCAAAATACCCTAATTTAAAATAGTGTTACtattaagataataattaaattccacATATCTTAACAATATAATCTTagaaatagataatataatagattaattagcaataataataacaagccGGCATTAAGAATagtattattattgataataataaattacttaAAGTAAAAGTAGGACTAAGTAGTTAATTAATCAGTTCTTAACTAGTAAAAGGACctatttgtaatttaattaattaatacatattttaggttaaaaattttaatttttgtttttggaggGAAAAAGGGAGTTCTTGGAATTCAAGAAAAcgagagaaaggaaaaagtgaCAGGCAAATGCATAGAGTCCACCATTTGAGGAAGTGCTTGGAAgtcaagaaaaggaaagaaagtgaCAAGCGAATTCACAGAGGCTTTCATTTGAGGTTAGTGTACTTCAAATCTTGAAATCATGAAGATTAATTAGGGTTTTTAGTTAAACAAATTGAACATTGGAATATACTTGGGTTCCTAGTAGTGTTTGGATGCtaagaaaatttgatcaaaCTCAATCAGGGGAAAACAGCCATTGTTCTATAATACAATGATTTTAGTACAACTTCTATAATACAAAGATTGCCCCTTGAAAACAATGATTTTAGCTTCGACtgcaatttttagaaaaaccCAAAAGCAACAACAATTTTTATTGACAGACCCTGATGAGAATGCAGCACAGAACAATACAAATAAACTCCAGAAGATAGGGAAACAATTTAATTCACAACTTTGAAACTCATTTATGAATCTAGACATCAAGGCACTCGAATGAACCTGATAAACTTACCTGGAGAACATGCAGGCTCAACAAAAATTGAGAACTCAAATCTGAAACTTTCAGCACATTAGAATCAACACacatcatttcattttcattctactTCAAATTTCCCCTCCCAATACCACTAGCAGATTCATTGTCAGACTCCAAACATATCAATCTGCTAATTTCTAACACATAACGCAAGCaaagcatataaattaaatcaaattcatgaaaagtagttagaaattcaaaatttaaacaaaatccaCAAAACATAAGCCTATAATCCTAAATTCACAAGCAAAACTCTAAATAAAGATTTACATTAATAATGATTTATCTGAAAAAATTAGAACAATTGGTTTTATGTAAATCTTACCTTGCTTTTAGTAGCATTCTGATAATTTgatctttttttcatttcttgctTTAAGTAGCATAGTTTTTTGGTCATTCATGGCCGAGATTGAGAAGAATCCCAAGAAGATGACCAACATGTTTGAGAGACTAGATGAAAGAGATCTCCACAATATACTGAATGAACTACCAATGAAAGATGCCATTAGAGCTGGGTTCTTATCCCGTAAATGGAGAAATCAATGGAAATACCTGGCCAATGTGGTTTTCAAGCAATCTACAGGAAAAGAAATCGAATCTCTTACCCACTTTATCTCCCTTCACCGGGGAAATAAGATAAAGAAGTTCCATGTAGAATTCAAGTATAGGCCTAACAAGGAAGATCAAGTGAATGAATGGATGAGTTTTGCTATTAAGAAGGAGGTTGAAGATCTGAAACTTGACTTTGATATGAAAGGGGACAATGATCCATTGTACATACTACCCCCATTCATTTTCAACTGTGAATCATTGGTTTCTTTGTCGCTCAAGGGTTGTGTGTTGGAGTTACCAGATTATATCTATCTTCCCAATCTTCATACTCTTTCTCTCACACGTATGGAAATTGGAAGTAGAAATGGGAGGACAATCAGAAAGATCACTTCAAGGGCTCCACTGCTGGAACGAATGAGCTTGGTTAACTGCAGTAGGTTCCGCAATTTCAATATTGATGCCT
This window contains:
- the LOC117908297 gene encoding putative F-box protein At5g52610 — translated: MDDYGNALMWVTHNENVFEVEEILTNILLRLPVKSLLICKSVCQYWRSIISRPSFVESHLIQSQHNPTYVFYPYDPWHHNVYLLRKTDGEMTESLPGCDGIYFKGIICSFNGLICCVNYYNAFLHDIRICNPATREVLLLPQSRELEHPGEVGVAFGPGINEYKVFQFYGRTQYYGCEVYSSITGSWKSIGRVAHTPYSSFSSNHVCINGIVYWFTRSEEGIGSILVVNREEIFSTIRLPKEKILHPYLINLEGCLCLVVDNGLEEYRFDIWALQDSKESLWTKKWSDYMPFCSIVDIINHVVVRKNEILLGTITHFFLYNMGTRTWRKFNWEHDGEEVVICLSVAYTESLLPCK